In Vicia villosa cultivar HV-30 ecotype Madison, WI unplaced genomic scaffold, Vvil1.0 ctg.002741F_1_1, whole genome shotgun sequence, a genomic segment contains:
- the LOC131639691 gene encoding 3-ketoacyl-CoA synthase 2-like, producing MSMFSMSFFFLAPFLSIIRAFLNIQIFFSPFQWCLLMASIATFYLKKCSKKIYLVDFVCYKPSPKTMCSKDFFIEKSKCGGHFKDESIDFQKKITDRSGFGDKTYVPESLMVVPPRICTMEAMKETESVIFGAVDELLLKTKMKVEDIDILITNCSIFNPSPSLSAMVVNHYKLKDRVLCYNLSGMGCSAGLIAIDLAKQLLQVHQNSYALVVSTENINSGWYLGNNRSMLVSNCLFRVGGAAILLSNISSDSHRSKYCLKHTVCTHIGSQDSCYNSILLREDETNKITGISLSKDLMSSAGFALKENITTLGKHVLPLLEQLKFASSFVVKKFFNKNMKIYTPDFKLCFEHFCIHTGGKAVQDEMQKVLGLSDWQIEPSRMTLYRYGNTSSSSVWYVLAYCEAKGRIREGDRIWQLAFGSGFKCNTVVWYALRNVDPIEEINPWSDEVHEFPIDVSI from the exons ATGAGTATGTTTTCAATGTCATTCTTCTTCTTAGCTCCTTTCCTCTCCATCATTAGAGCCTTtctaaatattcaaatatttttctcaCCTTTTCAATGGTGTTTGTTAATGGCATCAATAGCAACCTTTTACCTAAAGAAATGCTCCAAAAAGATATATCTAGTAGATTTTGTATGCTATAAACCTTCCCCTAAAACCATGTGTAGTAaggatttttttatagaaaaatcaAAATGTGGAGGACATTTTAAAGATGAGAGCATagattttcaaaagaaaattacAGATAGGTCTGGATTTGGTGACAAGACTTATGTGCCAGAATCCTTAATGGTAGTTCCACCAAGAATTTGCACTATGGAAGCAATGAAAGAGACTGAATCAGTGATTTTTGGTGCTGTTGATGAGCTTCTGTTGAAGACAAAAATGAAGGTTGAAGATATAGACATACTCAtaacaaattgttctattttcaATCCTTCACCTTCTTTAAGTGCTATGGTTGTTAACCATTACAAACTTAAGGATCGAGTTTTGTGCTATAATTTAAGTGGTATGGGTTGTAGTGCTGGACTCATAGCCATCGACCTTGCCAAACAACTCCTGCAG GTACATCAAAATTCATATGCTTTAGTAGTGAGCACAGAAAATATCAACAGTGGATGGTATTTAGGAAACAACAGATCAATGCTTGTTTCAAATTGTCTATTTCGTGTAGGTGGTGCAGCAATCTTACTCTCAAACATTTCCTCTGATTCTCACCGTTCAAAGTATTGTCTTAAACACACTGTTTGTACACACATTGGTTCACAAGACAGTTGCTATAATTCAATCCTTCTAAGAGAAGATGAAACAAACAAAATCACAGGAATATCACTTTCAAAAGACTTAATGAGTTCAGCAGGTTTTGCACTTAAAGAAAACATCACAACACTTGGAAAACATGTTTTACCTTTATTAGAACAATTAAAGTTTGCTTCATCTTTTGTTGTTAAAAAGTTCTTTAACAAGAATATGAAGATTTATACACCTGATTTTAAATTGTGTTTTGAGCACTTTTGTATTCATACTGGTGGAAAAGCTGTTCAAGATGAGATGCAAAAGGTGCTTGGATTAAGTGATTGGCAAATTGAACCTTCAAGGATGACACTTTATAGATATGGCAATACTTCAAGTAGTTCTGTTTGGTATGTTTTGGCTTATTGTGAAGCTAAGGGAAGAATAAGAGAAGGCGATAGGATTTGGCAACTTGCATTTGGTTCTGGATTTAAGTGTAATACTGTTGTTTGGTATGCATTAAGGAACGTTGATCCAATTGAGGAGATTAATCCTTGGAGTGATGAGGTTCATGAGTTTCCTATTGATGTTTCAATTTGA
- the LOC131639690 gene encoding 3-ketoacyl-CoA synthase 2-like, protein MSMSSILFFLLAQSKSSLLSIITAYLNIQIFFKSNHIFSPFLWCCLIASISTFYLKKCSKKVYLVDFACHKPLPCCLCSKELFIHNLKASGVFKDESISFQRKIVDRSGFSDKTYVPEDSLKIPPIICTLNAEKKETESVIYAAIDELLLKTKMKVDDIDILITNCCIFSPTPSLSAMVVNHYKLKDQVLCYNLSGMGCSAGLIAIDLAKHLLQVHQNSYALVVSTENLNSGGYKGNNKSMLITNCLFRLGGAAILLSNISSDSRRSKYLLKHTVRTHTGSQDSCYNSVIQREDETNKIRGIALSKDLMSSAGLALKENITTLGKYVLPLSEKLKFATSFVVKRYFNKNMKVYTPNFKLCFEHFCIHTGGKAVQDEMQKVLGLSDWQIEPSRMTLYRFGNTSSSSVWYALAYCEAKGRIRKGDRIWQLAFGSGFKCNTAVWCALRNVDPIDEINAWSDEVHEFPVDV, encoded by the exons ATGAGTATGTCTTCAATATTATTCTTTTTATTAGCTCAATCTAAATCTTCTTTACTCTCTATCATTACAGCCTAtctaaatattcaaatatttttcaagTCTAATCACATTTTCTCACCCTTCCTATGGTGTTGCTTAATAGCATCAATATCAACCTTTTACTTAAAGAAATGCTCAAAAAAAGTATACCTAGTAGATTTTGCATGTCATAAACCTTTACCTTGCTGTCTTTGTAGTAAGGAACTGTTTATACATAACTTAAAAGCTTCTGGAGTTTTTAAAGATGAGAGCATAAGTTTCCAAAGAAAAATTGTCGATAGATCTGGATTTAGTGACAAGACTTATGTGCCAGAGGACTCACTGAAAATCCCACCTATTATTTGCACTCTTAAtgcagaaaagaaagaaacagaatCAGTGATTTATGCTGCAATTGATGAGCTTTTGTTGAAGACAAAAATGAAGGTTGACGATATTGATATTCTTATAACAAATTGTTGTATTTTCAGTCCGACGCCTTCTCTTAGTGCCATGGTTGTTAACCATTACAAACTTAAGGATCAAGTTCTGTGCTATAATTTAAGTGGTATGGGTTGTAGTGCTGGACTCATAGCTATTGACCTTGCTAAACATCTCTTACAG GTACATCAAAACTCATATGCATTAGTAGTGAGCACAGAAAATCTCAACAGTGGTGGGTACAAAGGAAACAACAAATCAATGCTTATTACGAACTGTCTATTTCGTTTAGGCGGTGCAGCGATCTTACTCTCAAACATTTCTTCTGATTCTCGCCGTTCAAAGTATCTTCTTAAACACACGGTTCGTACACACACAGGTTCACAAGACAGTTGCTACAATTCAGTCATTCAAAGAGAAGATGAAACAAACAAAATCAGAGGCATAGCACTTTCCAAAGACTTAATGAGTTCTGCTGGTTTAGCACTTAAGGAAAACATCACAACACTTGGAAAATATGTTTTGCCTTTATCAGAAAAATTAAAGTTTGCTACATCTTTTGTAGTTAAAAGGTACTTTAACAAGAATATGAAGGTTTATACACCTAATTTTAAGTTGTGTTTTGAGCACTTTTGTATTCATACCGGTGGAAAAGCTGTTCAAGATGAGATGCAAAAGGTACTTGGATTAAGTGATTGGCAAATTGAGCCTTCAAGGATGACACTTTATAGATTTGGTAATACGTCTAGTAGTTCTGTTTGGTATGCTTTGGCTTATTGTGAAGCTAAGGGAAGAATAAGAAAAGGTGACAGGATTTGGCAACTTGCATTTGGTTCTGGATTTAAGTGTAATACTGCTGTTTGGTGTGCATTGAGGAATGTTGATCCAATTGATGAGATTAATGCTTGGAGTGATGAGGTTCATGAGTTTCCTGTTGATGTTTGA